Proteins encoded together in one Pseudomonas asiatica window:
- the ilvC gene encoding ketol-acid reductoisomerase, whose amino-acid sequence MKVFYDKDCDLSIIQGKKVAIIGYGSQGHAQACNLKDSGVDVTIGLRKGSATVAKAEAHGLKVTDVASAVAAADLVMILTPDEFQGQLYKQEIEPNIKKGATLAFSHGFSIHYNQVVPRADLDVIMIAPKAPGHTVRSEFVKGGGIPDLIAIYQDASGNAKNVALSYASGVGGGRTGIIETTFKDETETDLFGEQAVLCGGTVELVKAGFETLVEAGYAPEMAYFECLHELKLIVDLMYEGGIANMNYSISNNAEYGEYVTGPEVINEESRKAMRNALKRIQDGEYAKMFISEGATNYPSMTAKRRNNAAHGIEIIGEQLRSMMPWISANKIVDKTKN is encoded by the coding sequence ATGAAAGTTTTCTACGATAAAGACTGCGACCTTTCCATCATCCAGGGTAAGAAAGTCGCCATCATCGGTTACGGTTCCCAGGGCCACGCTCAGGCGTGCAACCTGAAGGACTCCGGTGTAGATGTCACCATCGGTCTGCGTAAAGGTTCGGCCACCGTTGCCAAGGCAGAAGCCCATGGCCTGAAAGTGACCGACGTTGCCTCTGCCGTCGCTGCTGCCGACCTGGTCATGATCCTGACCCCGGACGAGTTCCAGGGCCAACTGTACAAGCAGGAAATCGAGCCGAACATCAAGAAGGGCGCTACCCTGGCCTTCTCCCATGGCTTCTCGATCCACTACAACCAGGTTGTTCCTCGTGCCGACCTCGACGTGATCATGATCGCGCCGAAGGCCCCGGGCCACACCGTTCGCTCCGAGTTCGTCAAGGGCGGCGGTATCCCTGACCTGATCGCCATCTACCAGGACGCCTCCGGCAACGCCAAGAATGTTGCCCTGTCGTACGCTTCGGGCGTAGGCGGCGGCCGTACCGGCATCATCGAAACCACCTTCAAGGACGAGACCGAAACCGACCTGTTCGGTGAGCAGGCTGTTCTGTGCGGCGGTACCGTAGAGCTGGTCAAGGCCGGTTTCGAAACCCTGGTCGAAGCTGGCTACGCGCCGGAAATGGCCTACTTCGAGTGCCTGCACGAACTGAAGCTGATCGTTGACCTCATGTACGAAGGCGGCATCGCCAACATGAACTACTCGATCTCCAACAACGCCGAGTACGGTGAGTACGTAACCGGTCCGGAAGTCATCAACGAAGAATCCCGCAAGGCCATGCGCAACGCCCTGAAGCGCATCCAGGACGGCGAGTACGCGAAGATGTTCATCTCCGAAGGTGCTACCAACTACCCATCGATGACCGCCAAGCGCCGCAACAACGCCGCTCACGGCATCGAAATCATCGGCGAGCAACTGCGCTCGATGATGCCGTGGATCTCGGCTAACAAAATCGTCGACAAGACCAAGAACTAA
- the msrP gene encoding protein-methionine-sulfoxide reductase catalytic subunit MsrP has protein sequence MLIKLPRSSECKASEITPEGIYLSRRTLLGGSLAGLALGALPSMARAAEASRYADVEAGRAPGWFNEKLAATRWQAVTVKGEAITPFKDATHYNNFYEFGPDKGDPAANGDSLKTEPWSVVVDGEVGKPGRYALEDFVKPYQLEERIYRLRCVEAWSMVIPWLGFPLAQVLKQVEPTSKARYVRFETLKDPEHMPGQRSGFALIDWPYREGLRLDEAMHPLAILAVGMYGRELPNQNGAPLRLVVPWKYGFKSIKSIVRISLVAEQPGTTWEGLAPDEYGFYANVNPTVDHPRWSQARERRLPSGLFSPNVRETQMFNGYADEVASLYTGLDLRKNY, from the coding sequence ATGCTCATCAAGCTTCCCAGGTCTTCCGAGTGCAAGGCGTCGGAGATCACCCCCGAAGGCATCTATCTCTCCCGTCGTACCCTGCTGGGTGGCTCGTTGGCTGGCCTGGCCCTGGGCGCTTTGCCGAGCATGGCGCGCGCAGCTGAAGCCAGCCGATACGCCGATGTCGAGGCGGGCAGGGCGCCTGGCTGGTTCAATGAAAAGCTCGCAGCTACCCGATGGCAGGCAGTAACGGTCAAGGGTGAGGCAATCACGCCGTTCAAGGATGCCACCCACTACAACAACTTCTACGAGTTCGGGCCTGACAAGGGCGACCCGGCGGCCAATGGCGACAGCCTGAAGACCGAACCGTGGAGCGTTGTGGTCGATGGCGAAGTGGGTAAGCCCGGCCGCTATGCGCTGGAGGACTTCGTCAAACCGTACCAGCTCGAGGAGCGCATCTACCGGCTGCGGTGCGTGGAGGCGTGGTCGATGGTCATTCCGTGGCTGGGCTTCCCGTTGGCGCAGGTGCTCAAGCAGGTCGAGCCGACATCCAAGGCACGTTATGTGCGCTTCGAAACCCTGAAAGACCCGGAGCACATGCCGGGGCAGCGTTCGGGTTTCGCCTTGATCGACTGGCCTTATAGAGAAGGCTTGCGCCTGGATGAGGCAATGCATCCTTTAGCGATCCTGGCGGTCGGGATGTATGGCCGGGAGCTGCCCAACCAGAATGGCGCGCCGTTGCGGCTGGTGGTGCCGTGGAAGTATGGCTTCAAGAGCATCAAGTCGATCGTGCGTATCAGCCTGGTGGCGGAGCAGCCGGGCACCACCTGGGAAGGGCTGGCGCCGGATGAATATGGGTTCTATGCCAATGTGAACCCGACGGTCGACCACCCCCGTTGGAGCCAGGCGCGTGAACGGCGGCTGCCCAGCGGGCTGTTCAGTCCCAATGTGCGGGAAACCCAGATGTTCAATGGCTATGCCGATGAAGTGGCGTCGCTGTATACCGGGCTTGATCTGCGGAAGAACTATTGA
- the msrQ gene encoding protein-methionine-sulfoxide reductase heme-binding subunit MsrQ, producing the protein MRYPWFRLAIFIVGCLFPVWWLYEAAMNVLGPDPGKIMMDRLGLGALTFLLVTLGMTPLQKLTGWSGWIVVRRQLGLWVFAYIVLHVLAYLFFILGLDWGQLAVELRKRPYIIVGALGFLGLLALAVTSNRYSQRRLGARWKKLHRLVYVILGLGLLHFLWIVRSDLREWAIYAVIGAVLMVLRVPAVARVLPRIGRR; encoded by the coding sequence ATGCGTTACCCCTGGTTTCGTCTGGCCATTTTCATCGTGGGATGCCTGTTCCCAGTCTGGTGGTTGTATGAGGCGGCGATGAATGTGCTAGGGCCTGATCCCGGAAAGATCATGATGGACCGGCTTGGGCTCGGGGCGCTGACCTTCCTGCTGGTTACCTTGGGCATGACGCCGCTGCAGAAGCTGACGGGATGGTCGGGCTGGATCGTGGTGCGCCGGCAGTTGGGGTTGTGGGTGTTTGCCTATATCGTGCTGCACGTCCTGGCTTACCTGTTCTTCATCCTTGGGTTGGACTGGGGGCAGTTGGCGGTGGAGTTGCGCAAGCGGCCATACATAATTGTGGGTGCGCTTGGGTTTCTTGGATTGCTGGCCCTGGCGGTTACCTCGAATCGGTATAGCCAGCGGCGGTTGGGAGCGAGGTGGAAGAAGCTGCACCGGTTGGTGTATGTGATACTTGGGTTGGGTTTGCTGCATTTTCTGTGGATCGTGCGCTCGGATCTGCGGGAGTGGGCGATTTATGCGGTTATTGGGGCTGTGTTGATGGTGTTGCGGGTTCCTGCTGTTGCGCGGGTGCTGCCCAGGATTGGCCGGAGATAG
- the ilvN gene encoding acetolactate synthase small subunit, which translates to MRHIISLLLENEPGALSRVVGLFSQRNYNIESLTVAPTEDPTLSRLTLTTVGHDEVIEQITKNLNKLVEVVKLVDLSESAHIERELMLVKVKATGAQRAEIKRTTDIFRGQIVDVTASVYTVQLSGTSDKLDSFIQAIGTASILETVRSGVTGIARGDKVLSI; encoded by the coding sequence ATGCGGCACATCATCTCCCTGCTGCTGGAAAACGAACCAGGTGCGTTGTCCCGCGTGGTCGGCCTGTTCTCCCAGCGTAACTACAACATTGAAAGCCTGACCGTGGCGCCGACCGAAGACCCGACCCTGTCGCGTCTGACGCTGACCACCGTTGGCCATGACGAAGTGATCGAACAGATCACCAAGAACCTGAACAAGCTGGTCGAAGTGGTCAAGCTCGTCGACCTGTCGGAAAGCGCTCACATCGAGCGTGAACTGATGCTGGTCAAGGTCAAGGCCACCGGTGCCCAGCGCGCCGAGATCAAACGCACCACGGATATCTTCCGTGGCCAGATCGTCGATGTGACTGCCAGCGTGTACACCGTGCAGCTGAGCGGCACCAGCGACAAACTGGACAGCTTCATCCAGGCGATCGGCACTGCATCGATTCTCGAAACCGTGCGCAGCGGCGTTACCGGCATTGCCCGTGGCGACAAAGTGCTCAGCATCTGA
- the pssA gene encoding CDP-diacylglycerol--serine O-phosphatidyltransferase, whose amino-acid sequence MSERPEEPNKPSDAESLLPVDEHVEEGHDAEGRKVRHRGIYLLPNLFTTANLFAGFYSIISSMSAQSALSAGDPREASKYFAFAAIAIFVAMVLDGLDGRVARMTNTQSAFGAEYDSLSDMVAFGVAPALLAFGWALGDMGKVGWMVAFIYVAGAALRLARFNTQVGTADKRYFIGLASPAAAGVVAGTVWAFSDYGIQGSKLSFLVALLVAAAGMLMVSNIKYNSFKELDLKGRVPFVAILAVVLVFAVVFSDPPRILLLIFLAYAASGPIQFLLKSRRRKA is encoded by the coding sequence ATGAGCGAACGTCCCGAAGAGCCGAACAAGCCCTCCGACGCCGAAAGCCTGCTACCTGTCGATGAGCACGTTGAAGAAGGGCATGACGCCGAAGGGCGCAAGGTACGCCATCGTGGCATCTACCTGCTGCCCAACCTGTTTACCACCGCCAACCTGTTTGCCGGTTTCTATTCCATCATCAGCTCGATGAGCGCGCAGAGCGCCCTGAGCGCCGGTGACCCTCGCGAGGCGAGCAAGTACTTTGCCTTCGCTGCGATCGCCATCTTCGTGGCCATGGTGCTCGACGGCCTGGATGGTCGTGTCGCGCGCATGACCAACACACAGAGCGCCTTTGGTGCCGAGTACGACTCACTGTCGGACATGGTTGCCTTTGGTGTCGCTCCGGCCTTGCTGGCCTTTGGCTGGGCGCTGGGCGACATGGGCAAGGTTGGCTGGATGGTTGCCTTCATCTATGTGGCCGGTGCAGCACTGCGCCTGGCACGCTTCAATACCCAGGTCGGCACCGCCGACAAGCGCTACTTCATCGGCCTTGCCAGTCCTGCTGCTGCGGGTGTGGTCGCGGGTACCGTGTGGGCGTTCAGCGACTACGGCATCCAGGGCTCCAAGCTGTCGTTCCTGGTGGCGCTGCTGGTGGCTGCTGCCGGCATGCTGATGGTCAGCAACATCAAGTACAACAGCTTCAAGGAGCTGGACCTGAAGGGGCGTGTGCCGTTCGTGGCTATCCTGGCCGTGGTGCTGGTGTTTGCCGTGGTGTTCAGCGACCCGCCGCGTATCCTGCTGCTGATCTTCCTCGCCTATGCGGCTTCGGGCCCGATTCAGTTCCTGCTGAAGTCACGCCGTCGCAAAGCGTGA